The Chrysoperla carnea chromosome X, inChrCarn1.1, whole genome shotgun sequence genome includes a region encoding these proteins:
- the LOC123302713 gene encoding zinc finger MYM-type protein 3-like isoform X1: MDEEERRFTNMSADEFDRETEELLDKAGVTHSEVLKDITQEDEDNLLNSVDESAEQDDTDKSTHDVDADKRTSGGGDDDENSPDNNSPKNDDLEKSRDQAEDETPADSTTNEETEKLKDASEDESNQSSKNIDDAKQKLLDNVEENIRALQSDEVTNSNENNEDDETTSEYVNVNSKNDKSNTNEDGATMDVDNEDPFGGTEESMDATNDTNDKNENNDNNDNNDNDNDKDAEVEAETEADAEKDTEASEHAPSPTSDSQQSSATTKGADEELCIIPDTEREITQAEKDAATAKKKEEGTTDKSKRSENGETVNEHSMDHDSAKSDSGAGDDVTNNKDDAERVDGLSPMDTSQIDENNVGLKEPIELDDRISKLEDEEEQDCCKCGEKKMCAWKYVDKAKEKESYLCSETCCKLYLGSMDKSSSAGQQRAANKIKVSRDKNAIREPLVYVRKCHECKKEIVNEERNLSWECMEFCNDDCLAKYQTAVGGHCANCKDTVPLPSLGKYCVRFGYDIRQFCSSSCLEDFKKGLKVCSYCQKDISGGVEGFLAPVGDKGQFKDFCTQSCMEKYDTMSNNHGQNKTVASCDVCSNEKLIRLEIEVEGVVHKLCSEPCFVAFKFANNVSPEQCHMCQKYFEQTTLDYTIYFDDQPHHFCCKTCQNVYIIANRKIVPCQWCKVKKYNFDMIKKVCLNGTNLMMCSINCLALYQVSINAAVSTRNYPMNVMSYPNQMNKTPISLQTQTTFEKTPSRSVQSSTGSGHQSGGSQSKRYTTRTSRNSSSGNEGKIKNKFVKDLQQPPPSTSPQMPIITSVHSLAQPQTNGPSTVTRSSSKSTGMQTPIAPAQPSPPVTQITQTASPATQQIKPKYIQQVIVKPPPVPEIRNKSTMCKPNMHTKGVSFKPHVSTKETQTDDSLAKTVIVPVPVPIYVPSPMALFSTPFPVPVPFPLPVPIPIFIPTTRNSAHGIMKEIKKIQVKIPTDPFEAELLMMAEMVAGDKKVDNTDSESEDDDNGGNEGDFSPEAVDTSNTFGDDMLQMALKMATELDEPAVDLEGALTANTITASQSHDGGAEEEDDNQHMHHHAMMAERGGGRGRKRQGRSPRAGATGSKRGRRMSGHSDMPMMPPPQATAPPPPPEPVEKPDANMCLKYTFGVNAWKQWVTTKNAELEKSTLPLKPFKSEILQLTADELNYSLCLFVKEVRKPNGSEYAPDTIYYLCLGIQQYLFENGRIDNIFTDAFYEKFTECLDEVARKFSVLYNDSHYIVTRVEEEHLWESKQLGAHSPHVLLSTLMFFNTKHFNLTTVDEHMQLSFSHIMKHWKRNPNQPGASKGPGSRNVLLRFYPPQSALGDSADANARKKKVYEQQENEENPLRCPVKLYEFYLSKCPESVKTRNDVFYLLPERSCVPDSPVWYSTMALGRNALEKMLHRVKMVKEINVALLTS, from the exons aTGGACGAGGAGGAACGGCGTTTTACAAATATGAGTGCCGACGAATTTGATCGGGAAACCGAAGAATTATTAGATAAGGCTGGTGTTACACATAGTGAAGTTTTAAAGGATATCACACAAGAGGACGAAGATAACCTGTTGAATAGTGTAGATGAATCAGCGGAACAAGATGATACAGATAAAAGTACACACGATGTTGATGCTGATAAACGAACCAGTGGCGGTGGAGATGATGACGAAAATAGTCCag ATAATAATTCACCAAAGAATGATGATCTAGAAAAATCACGAGATCAGGCTGAAGATGAAACGCCAGCTGATTCCACAACCAATGaagaaacagaaaaattaaaagatgcATCAGAAGATGAATCAAATCAATCATCGAAAAATATCGATGAtgccaaacaaaaattattggataACGTCGAAGAGAACATTCGGGCTCTGCAATCGGATGAAGTTACAAACTCGAACGAGAATAATGAAGACGATGAGACCACATCCGAATATGTGAACGTAAATTCGAAAAATGATAAATCGAATACCAACGAAGATGGTGCTACAATGGATGTGGATAATGAAGATCCGTTCGGTGGAACCGAAGAATCAATGGATGCAACAAATGatacaaatgataaaaatgaaaacaatgataataatgataataatgataatgataatgataaggATGCTGAAGTCGAAGCTGAAACAGAAGCGGATGCTGAAAAAGATACTGAAGCATCCGAGCATGCACCATCACCAACATCTGATTCACAGCAATCGTCAGCGACAACAAAAGGTGCCGACGAGGAGCTATGTATTATACCAGACACCGAACGTGAGATAACACAAGCTGAAAAGGATGCAGCCACTGCGAAAAAGAAGGAGGAAGGTACTACCGACAAATCGAAACGTAGCGAAAATGGTGAAACAGTAAATGAGCATTCAATGGATCATGACAGTGCAAAATCGGATTCAGGAGCCGGGGATGATGTGACTAATAATAAAGATGATGCAGAACGTGTAGACGGCTTATCACCGATGGACACGTCACAGATAGACGAGAATAATGTCGGTTTAAAAGAACCCATCGAATTGGATGATCGAATTAGTAAATTGGAGGATGAAGAGGAGCAAGATTGTTGTAAATGTGGAGAG aaaAAGATGTGTGCGTGGAAATATGTTGATAAAGCGAAAGAAAAAGAGAGTTACTTATGTTCTGAGACATGCTGTAAACTATATTTAGGATCGATGGATAAATCAAGTTCAGCGGGGCAACAACGTGCagccaataaaataaaagtgtccAGAGATAAGAATGCCATACGGGAACCGTTGGTCTATGTTCGTAAATGCCATGaatgtaaaaaagaaattgtaaacGAGGAACGAAATTTAAGTTGGGAATGTATGGAATTTTGTAACGACGATTGTTTgg cTAAATATCAAACAGCTGTTGGAGGACATTGTGCTAATTGTAAAGATACAGTCCCATTACCAAGTCTTGGTAAATATTGTGTAAGATTTGGTTACGACATCCGGCAATTCTGTAGCAGTAGCTGTTTGGAAGATTTCAAGAAAGGTTTAAAAGTATGCAGTTACTGTCAGAAGGATATATCTGGTGGTGTAGAAGGATTCCTAGCACCGGTCGGTGATAAAGGACAATTTAAGGATTTTTGTACGCAATCATGTATGGAAAAATATGATACGATGAGTAACAACCATGGCCAAAATAAAACTGTCGCCAGTTGTGATGTGTGCAGTAATGAGAAGTTAATACGATTAGAAATTGAAGTTGAAGGTGTCGTTCATAAATTGTGTAGTGAACCATGTTTTGTGGCTTTTAAATTTGCTAACAATGTTTCACCAG aacaaTGCCATATGTGTcagaaatatttcgaacaaacaACTTTGGATTACACGATTTATTTCGATGATCAACCTCatcatttttgttgtaaaacatgtcaaaatgtttacataattGCGAACAGAAAAATAGTGCCATGTCAATGGTGTAAAgtgaagaaatataattttgatatgatcAAAAAAGTATGTCTGAACGGAACCAATTTAATGATGTGCTCGATTAATTGTCTAGCATTGTACCAAGTATCAATTAATGCTGCTGTTTCAACTCGAAA CTATCCAATGAATGTGATGAGTTATCCAAACCAAATGAATAAAACTCCAATATCATTACAAACGCAAACAACATTCGAAAAAACACCAAGCAGATCTGTACAGAGTTCAACGGGGAGTGGACATCAAAGTGGGGGTAGCCAATCAAAACGTTATACTACCAGAACTTCTAGAAATTCGTCTTCTGGAAATGAAGGCAAAATAA aaaataaatttgtgaaaGACTTACAACAACCTCCTCCAAGTACCAGTCCACAAATGCCGATTATCACAAGTGTACACTCATTGGCGCAACCACAAACAAATGGTCCGTCAACAGTGACACGATCTTCGTCAAAATCAACAGGAATGCAAACACCAATCGCACCAGCTCAACCATCACCTCCAGTGACACAAATCACACAAACAGCGTCACCAGCTACCCAACAAATCAAACCCAAATATATTCAACAAGTGATTGTGAAACCGCCTCCAGTACCGGAAATACGGAATAAATCCACGATGTGTAAACCGAACATGCATACAAAAGGTGTTTCGTTTAAACCGCATGTGAGCACAAAAGAGACACAAACCGATGACAGTCTGGCGAAAACAGTGATTGTGCCCGTACCCGTTCCAATATACGTTCCATCACCGATGGCATTATTTAGTACACCATTCCCAGTGCCAGTTCCATTCCCGTTACCCGtacctataccaattttcatTCCAACAACTAGAAATTCAGCGCATGGTATCATGAAAGAGATTAAG aaaattcaagTGAAGATACCAACTGATCCATTTGAAGCTGAATTATTAATGATGGCGGAAATGGTTGCTGGCGATAAGAAGGTCGACAACACAGACTCAGAGAGCGAAGATGACGATAACG GTGGTAATGAAGGTGATTTCAGTCCCGAAGCAGTGGATACAAGCAATACATTTGGCGATGACATGTTACAAATGGCATTAAAAATGGCAACAGAATTAGATGAGCCAGCTGTTGATCTAGAAGGTGCTCTTACAGCGAACACAATAACGGCTAGTCAATCACATGATGGAGGTGCTGAAGAAGAGGATGATAATCAACATATGCATCATCATGCAATGATGGCAGAACGGGGTGGTGGTCGAGGAAGAAAACGTCAAGGACGATCACCACGTGCAGGTGCTACGGGCAGTAAACGTGGACGACGTATGAGCGGACATTCAGATATGCCTATGATGCCACCACCACAAGCGACAGCACCGCCCCCACCACCAGAACCTGTAGAGAAACCTGATGCAAATATGTGTCTAAAG TATACGTTTGGTGTGAATGCATGGAAACAATGGGTGACTACAAAGAATGCCGAATTAGAGAAATCCACACTTCCATTAAAACCatttaaatcagaaatattacaattaaccgccgatgaattaaattattcgttatgtttgtttgttaaagaAGTAAGAAAACCTAATGGATCCGAATATGCACCTGATACAATATACTATCTCTGTCTAG gTATTCAACAGTATCTATTCGAAAATGGTAGAATAGATAATATATTCACGGACGCATTCTATGAAAAATTCACCGAATGTCTGGATGAAGTTGCCAGAAAGTTTTCCGTACTTTATAACGATTCAC attatatCGTAACACGTGTCGAAGAGGAACATTTATGGGAGAGTAAACAACTTGGAGCACACTCACCGCATGTACTTCTAAGTACACTCATGTTCTTCAACACAAAACATTTCAATCTTACA ACTGTTGATGAACATATGCAGCTATCATTCTCACATATAATGAAACATTGGAAACGGAATCCAAATCAACCGGGTGCATCCAAAGGACCCGGTTCACGTAATGTTTTATTACGATTCTATCCACCACAATCAGCGTTAGGTGATTCAGCTG acgCAAATGCTCGAAAGAAAAAAGTATATGAACAACAAGAGAATGAAGAAAATCCATTAAGATGTCCTGTCAAATTGTATGAATTTTACTTATCAAAATG TCCGGAAAGTGTAAAAACACGAAACGATGTTTTCTATTTACTACCAGAACGATCTTGTGTACCAGATAGTCCTGTATGGTATTCCACAATGGCATTAGGACGTAACGCATTGGAGAAAATGTTACATCGTGTGAAAATGGTGAAAGAAATCAACGTTGCATTACTTACGAGTTAA
- the LOC123302713 gene encoding zinc finger MYM-type protein 3-like isoform X2: MDEEERRFTNMSADEFDRETEELLDKAGVTHSEVLKDITQEDEDNLLNSVDESAEQDDTDKSTHDVDADKRTSGGGDDDENSPDNNSPKNDDLEKSRDQAEDETPADSTTNEETEKLKDASEDESNQSSKNIDDAKQKLLDNVEENIRALQSDEVTNSNENNEDDETTSEYVNVNSKNDKSNTNEDGATMDVDNEDPFGGTEESMDATNDTNDKNENNDNNDNNDNDNDKDAEVEAETEADAEKDTEASEHAPSPTSDSQQSSATTKGADEELCIIPDTEREITQAEKDAATAKKKEEGTTDKSKRSENGETVNEHSMDHDSAKSDSGAGDDVTNNKDDAERVDGLSPMDTSQIDENNVGLKEPIELDDRISKLEDEEEQDCCKCGEKKMCAWKYVDKAKEKESYLCSETCCKLYLGSMDKSSSAGQQRAANKIKVSRDKNAIREPLVYVRKCHECKKEIVNEERNLSWECMEFCNDDCLAKYQTAVGGHCANCKDTVPLPSLGKYCVRFGYDIRQFCSSSCLEDFKKGLKVCSYCQKDISGGVEGFLAPVGDKGQFKDFCTQSCMEKYDTMSNNHGQNKTVASCDVCSNEKLIRLEIEVEGVVHKLCSEPCFVAFKFANNVSPEQCHMCQKYFEQTTLDYTIYFDDQPHHFCCKTCQNVYIIANRKIVPCQWCKVKKYNFDMIKKVCLNGTNLMMCSINCLALYQVSINAAVSTRNYPMNVMSYPNQMNKTPISLQTQTTFEKTPSRSVQSSTGSGHQSGGSQSKRYTTRTSRNSSSGNEGKIKNKFVKDLQQPPPSTSPQMPIITSVHSLAQPQTNGPSTVTRSSSKSTGMQTPIAPAQPSPPVTQITQTASPATQQIKPKYIQQVIVKPPPVPEIRNKSTMCKPNMHTKGVSFKPHVSTKETQTDDSLAKTVIVPVPVPIYVPSPMALFSTPFPVPVPFPLPVPIPIFIPTTRNSAHGIMKEIKKIQVKIPTDPFEAELLMMAEMVAGDKKVDNTDSESEDDDNGGNEGDFSPEAVDTSNTFGDDMLQMALKMATELDEPAVDLEGALTANTITASQSHDGGAEEEDDNQHMHHHAMMAERGGGRGRKRQGRSPRAGATGSKRGRRMSGHSDMPMMPPPQATAPPPPPEPVEKPDANMCLKYTFGVNAWKQWVTTKNAELEKSTLPLKPFKSEILQLTADELNYSLCLFVKEVRKPNGSEYAPDTIYYLCLGIQQYLFENGRIDNIFTDAFYEKFTECLDEVARKFSVLYNDSHYIVTRVEEEHLWESKQLGAHSPHVLLSTLMFFNTKHFNLTTVDEHMQLSFSHIMKHWKRNPNQPGASKGPGSRNVLLRFYPPQSALDANARKKKVYEQQENEENPLRCPVKLYEFYLSKCPESVKTRNDVFYLLPERSCVPDSPVWYSTMALGRNALEKMLHRVKMVKEINVALLTS; this comes from the exons aTGGACGAGGAGGAACGGCGTTTTACAAATATGAGTGCCGACGAATTTGATCGGGAAACCGAAGAATTATTAGATAAGGCTGGTGTTACACATAGTGAAGTTTTAAAGGATATCACACAAGAGGACGAAGATAACCTGTTGAATAGTGTAGATGAATCAGCGGAACAAGATGATACAGATAAAAGTACACACGATGTTGATGCTGATAAACGAACCAGTGGCGGTGGAGATGATGACGAAAATAGTCCag ATAATAATTCACCAAAGAATGATGATCTAGAAAAATCACGAGATCAGGCTGAAGATGAAACGCCAGCTGATTCCACAACCAATGaagaaacagaaaaattaaaagatgcATCAGAAGATGAATCAAATCAATCATCGAAAAATATCGATGAtgccaaacaaaaattattggataACGTCGAAGAGAACATTCGGGCTCTGCAATCGGATGAAGTTACAAACTCGAACGAGAATAATGAAGACGATGAGACCACATCCGAATATGTGAACGTAAATTCGAAAAATGATAAATCGAATACCAACGAAGATGGTGCTACAATGGATGTGGATAATGAAGATCCGTTCGGTGGAACCGAAGAATCAATGGATGCAACAAATGatacaaatgataaaaatgaaaacaatgataataatgataataatgataatgataatgataaggATGCTGAAGTCGAAGCTGAAACAGAAGCGGATGCTGAAAAAGATACTGAAGCATCCGAGCATGCACCATCACCAACATCTGATTCACAGCAATCGTCAGCGACAACAAAAGGTGCCGACGAGGAGCTATGTATTATACCAGACACCGAACGTGAGATAACACAAGCTGAAAAGGATGCAGCCACTGCGAAAAAGAAGGAGGAAGGTACTACCGACAAATCGAAACGTAGCGAAAATGGTGAAACAGTAAATGAGCATTCAATGGATCATGACAGTGCAAAATCGGATTCAGGAGCCGGGGATGATGTGACTAATAATAAAGATGATGCAGAACGTGTAGACGGCTTATCACCGATGGACACGTCACAGATAGACGAGAATAATGTCGGTTTAAAAGAACCCATCGAATTGGATGATCGAATTAGTAAATTGGAGGATGAAGAGGAGCAAGATTGTTGTAAATGTGGAGAG aaaAAGATGTGTGCGTGGAAATATGTTGATAAAGCGAAAGAAAAAGAGAGTTACTTATGTTCTGAGACATGCTGTAAACTATATTTAGGATCGATGGATAAATCAAGTTCAGCGGGGCAACAACGTGCagccaataaaataaaagtgtccAGAGATAAGAATGCCATACGGGAACCGTTGGTCTATGTTCGTAAATGCCATGaatgtaaaaaagaaattgtaaacGAGGAACGAAATTTAAGTTGGGAATGTATGGAATTTTGTAACGACGATTGTTTgg cTAAATATCAAACAGCTGTTGGAGGACATTGTGCTAATTGTAAAGATACAGTCCCATTACCAAGTCTTGGTAAATATTGTGTAAGATTTGGTTACGACATCCGGCAATTCTGTAGCAGTAGCTGTTTGGAAGATTTCAAGAAAGGTTTAAAAGTATGCAGTTACTGTCAGAAGGATATATCTGGTGGTGTAGAAGGATTCCTAGCACCGGTCGGTGATAAAGGACAATTTAAGGATTTTTGTACGCAATCATGTATGGAAAAATATGATACGATGAGTAACAACCATGGCCAAAATAAAACTGTCGCCAGTTGTGATGTGTGCAGTAATGAGAAGTTAATACGATTAGAAATTGAAGTTGAAGGTGTCGTTCATAAATTGTGTAGTGAACCATGTTTTGTGGCTTTTAAATTTGCTAACAATGTTTCACCAG aacaaTGCCATATGTGTcagaaatatttcgaacaaacaACTTTGGATTACACGATTTATTTCGATGATCAACCTCatcatttttgttgtaaaacatgtcaaaatgtttacataattGCGAACAGAAAAATAGTGCCATGTCAATGGTGTAAAgtgaagaaatataattttgatatgatcAAAAAAGTATGTCTGAACGGAACCAATTTAATGATGTGCTCGATTAATTGTCTAGCATTGTACCAAGTATCAATTAATGCTGCTGTTTCAACTCGAAA CTATCCAATGAATGTGATGAGTTATCCAAACCAAATGAATAAAACTCCAATATCATTACAAACGCAAACAACATTCGAAAAAACACCAAGCAGATCTGTACAGAGTTCAACGGGGAGTGGACATCAAAGTGGGGGTAGCCAATCAAAACGTTATACTACCAGAACTTCTAGAAATTCGTCTTCTGGAAATGAAGGCAAAATAA aaaataaatttgtgaaaGACTTACAACAACCTCCTCCAAGTACCAGTCCACAAATGCCGATTATCACAAGTGTACACTCATTGGCGCAACCACAAACAAATGGTCCGTCAACAGTGACACGATCTTCGTCAAAATCAACAGGAATGCAAACACCAATCGCACCAGCTCAACCATCACCTCCAGTGACACAAATCACACAAACAGCGTCACCAGCTACCCAACAAATCAAACCCAAATATATTCAACAAGTGATTGTGAAACCGCCTCCAGTACCGGAAATACGGAATAAATCCACGATGTGTAAACCGAACATGCATACAAAAGGTGTTTCGTTTAAACCGCATGTGAGCACAAAAGAGACACAAACCGATGACAGTCTGGCGAAAACAGTGATTGTGCCCGTACCCGTTCCAATATACGTTCCATCACCGATGGCATTATTTAGTACACCATTCCCAGTGCCAGTTCCATTCCCGTTACCCGtacctataccaattttcatTCCAACAACTAGAAATTCAGCGCATGGTATCATGAAAGAGATTAAG aaaattcaagTGAAGATACCAACTGATCCATTTGAAGCTGAATTATTAATGATGGCGGAAATGGTTGCTGGCGATAAGAAGGTCGACAACACAGACTCAGAGAGCGAAGATGACGATAACG GTGGTAATGAAGGTGATTTCAGTCCCGAAGCAGTGGATACAAGCAATACATTTGGCGATGACATGTTACAAATGGCATTAAAAATGGCAACAGAATTAGATGAGCCAGCTGTTGATCTAGAAGGTGCTCTTACAGCGAACACAATAACGGCTAGTCAATCACATGATGGAGGTGCTGAAGAAGAGGATGATAATCAACATATGCATCATCATGCAATGATGGCAGAACGGGGTGGTGGTCGAGGAAGAAAACGTCAAGGACGATCACCACGTGCAGGTGCTACGGGCAGTAAACGTGGACGACGTATGAGCGGACATTCAGATATGCCTATGATGCCACCACCACAAGCGACAGCACCGCCCCCACCACCAGAACCTGTAGAGAAACCTGATGCAAATATGTGTCTAAAG TATACGTTTGGTGTGAATGCATGGAAACAATGGGTGACTACAAAGAATGCCGAATTAGAGAAATCCACACTTCCATTAAAACCatttaaatcagaaatattacaattaaccgccgatgaattaaattattcgttatgtttgtttgttaaagaAGTAAGAAAACCTAATGGATCCGAATATGCACCTGATACAATATACTATCTCTGTCTAG gTATTCAACAGTATCTATTCGAAAATGGTAGAATAGATAATATATTCACGGACGCATTCTATGAAAAATTCACCGAATGTCTGGATGAAGTTGCCAGAAAGTTTTCCGTACTTTATAACGATTCAC attatatCGTAACACGTGTCGAAGAGGAACATTTATGGGAGAGTAAACAACTTGGAGCACACTCACCGCATGTACTTCTAAGTACACTCATGTTCTTCAACACAAAACATTTCAATCTTACA ACTGTTGATGAACATATGCAGCTATCATTCTCACATATAATGAAACATTGGAAACGGAATCCAAATCAACCGGGTGCATCCAAAGGACCCGGTTCACGTAATGTTTTATTACGATTCTATCCACCACAATCAGCGTTAG acgCAAATGCTCGAAAGAAAAAAGTATATGAACAACAAGAGAATGAAGAAAATCCATTAAGATGTCCTGTCAAATTGTATGAATTTTACTTATCAAAATG TCCGGAAAGTGTAAAAACACGAAACGATGTTTTCTATTTACTACCAGAACGATCTTGTGTACCAGATAGTCCTGTATGGTATTCCACAATGGCATTAGGACGTAACGCATTGGAGAAAATGTTACATCGTGTGAAAATGGTGAAAGAAATCAACGTTGCATTACTTACGAGTTAA